A window of the Arvicanthis niloticus isolate mArvNil1 unplaced genomic scaffold, mArvNil1.pat.X pat_scaffold_433_arrow_ctg1, whole genome shotgun sequence genome harbors these coding sequences:
- the LOC117702088 gene encoding olfactory receptor 8G17 codes for MEKGNHSTVTKFFFSGLTDQPELQLPLFLLFLGIYLLTALGNLGMIILILLSSHLHTPMYFFLSSLSFIDLCQSTVITPKMLVNFVMEKNDISYPECITQLYFFVMFAVSECYMLAAMAYDRYVAICSPLLYSIIMSQHQCLSLVLGVYIIGIICASAHVGCIFRVDFCRFDLINHYFCDLISILELSCSNIFVNELMILIFSVINTIFPNLTILSSYVFIIISILRIKSTEGRSKAFSTCSSHISAVAVFFGSAAFMYLNPSSSCSMDEGKVSSVFYTIIVPMLNPVIYSLRNKDVKIALKKLIERR; via the coding sequence ATGGAAAAAGGCAATCATTCCACAGTGACCAAATTCTTCTTCTCTGGCTTAACAGACCAACCAGAACTGCAGCTGcccctgttcctcctcttccttggaaTCTACCTGCTCACAGCACTGGGGAACCTGGGCATGATCATCCTGATCCTGCTCAGCTCCCACctgcacacccccatgtacttcttcctcagcagTCTGTCCTTCATTGACCTCTGCCAATCTACTGTCATCACCCCCAAAATGCTGGTGAATTTTGTGATGGAGAAGAACGACATCTCCTACCCTGAGTGCATAACTCAACTTTACTTCTTTGTCATGTTTGCTGTTTCAGAATGTTACATGCTGGCTGCAATGGCATATGATCGCTATGTTGCCATCTGTAGCCCCTTGCTTTACAGTATCATCATGTCTCAACATCAGTGCCTTTCTCTTGTTTTAGGAGTTTATATTATAGGCATAATTTGTGCATCAGCTCATGTAGGGTGCATATTTAGGGTTGATTTCTGCAGATTTGATTTGATCAACCATTATTTCTGTGATCTTATTTCCATCCTTGAGCTCTCATGCTCTAATATTTTTGTGAATGAGTTGATGATACTAATTTTTAGTGTAATTAATACCATTTTCCCAAACCTGACCATCCTCAGTtcttatgttttcattattatcagCATTCTACGCATTAAATCCACTGAAGGCAGATCCAAAGCCTTCAGCACCTGCAGCTCCCACATCTCAGCTGTTGCTGTCTTTTTTGGTTCTGCTGCATTTATGTATCTGAACCCATCCTCTTCCTGTTCTATGGATGAGGGAAAAGTGTCTTCTGTATTTTACACCATCATTGTGCCCATGCTCAACCCCGTGATATACAGTCTAAGAAATAAGGATGTGAAAATTGCTCTGAAGAAATTGATAGAAAGAAGGTAA